The proteins below come from a single Vidua chalybeata isolate OUT-0048 chromosome 1, bVidCha1 merged haplotype, whole genome shotgun sequence genomic window:
- the NME8 gene encoding thioredoxin domain-containing protein 3: MAGKKKEIQLQTIITDQNQWDEMLQIKGIVVIDVYQAWCGPCKAVLNLLKKLRNDFSEDNVLHFAVAEADSVEILKPFRRSCEPVFLFSVHGKILAMVKGVNAPLITKIVTDLVQEEREIAAGVKERAEVEEIVFPQEGSSEGSAEEAVEEEVLTYSVGIIKPDDVLAGRVEEIKKKIKDAGFDIKADEERMLTEEQIRVFYARNKEEPDFDAFVQFMMSRPCHVLIITKKEATDAIPQWIELHKTSESVEPEEPIKLPGLKETESLVNLCDVQDSVEDASRQLAFFFPNFHINEAENPVERTLAIIRPTLLKERRNSILQRIKDDGFQIAMQKEIILSEDQVRAFYKEHVDHDYFPVLLEQMTSGPTLVLALTRENAVSHWRSLLGPKTLEEAKENPDSLRAQYAIENVPINQLHGSSTPSDAQKELEFFFPEEQTFALIKPDAAKTHKDEIMKKVKKAGFSISKVKEQALTREMAAHFYKDHEGKPFFEELVNFMTQGPSVIMVLSKENAVEEWRKLMGPTDPEEAKKTCPKSIRAQFAHDILSNAVHGSSNIEHAERSIQFVFGELDAD, translated from the exons ATGGCtggcaagaagaaagaaattcagcTCCAG acCATAATTACCGATCAAAACCAGTGGGATGAAATGCTGCAGATAAAGGGTATAGTAG TAATAGATGTGTATCAAGCTTGGTGTGGTCCTTGCAAAGCTGTGCTGAATTTATTGAAAAAACTAAGGAACGACTTTAGTGAAGACAATGTGCTACATTTTGCCGTG GCAGAAGCTGACAGCGTTGAAATTCTGAAACCATTTAGGAGGAGCTGTGAacctgtgtttctttttagtGTT CATGGTAAAATTCTTGCAATGGTGAAAGGTGTAAATGCTCCTCTCATAACTAAGATAGTAACAGATTTAGTGCAAGAAGAGAGGGAAATTGCAGCTGGAGTGAAGGAACGTGCTGAG GTAGAAGAAATCGTTTTTCCTCAAGAAGGTTCATCAGAAGGGTCTGCTGAGGAGGCTGTAGAGGAAg aaGTACTCACTTATTCTGTTGGAATTATAAAACCTGATGATGTCTTAGCAGGACGtgtagaagaaattaaaaaaaag ATTAAAGATGCAGGATTTGACATTAAAGCAGATGAGGAGAGAATGCTTACTGAAGAGCAAATCAGAGTATTTTATGCCCGGAATAAAGAAGAG CCTGACTTTGATGCATTCGTTCAATTCATGATGAGTCGACCATGCCATGTTTTGATAATCACTAAAAAAGAAGCAACTGATGCTATTCCTCAATGGATAGAACTACACAAAACAAGTGAGTCTGTTGAGCCTGAGGAGCCAATCAA ATTGCCAGGACTCAAGGAAACTGAGAGTCTGGTAAATTTATGTGATGTGCAAGACAGTGTTGAAGATGCCAGCAGACAGCTTGCCTTCTTTTTCCCAAACTTTCATATAAATGAGGCAGAAAATCCTGTTGAAAGGACTTTGGCCATAATTAGACCCACTCTCTTGAAGGAAAGGCGAA aTTCCATTCTTCAAAGGATAAAGGATGATGGTTTCCAAATAGcaatgcagaaagaaataattctatCTGAGGACCAAGTACGTGCATTTTACAAAGAGCATGTAGATCATGACTACTTCCCAGTCCTTCTAGAGCAAATGACCAG TGGTCCAACTCTTGTATTGGCTCTAACACGGGAAAATGCTGTATCACACTGGAGAAGTTTACTAGGCCCAAAGACCCTTGAAGAGGCTAAGGAAAATCCAGACAG TTTGCGTGCACAGTATGCCATTGAAAATGTACCTATCAATCAGCTGCATGGCAGCTCTACACCCAGTGATGCTCAGAAGGAACTAGAGTTCTTCTTCCCTGAGGAACAAACCTTTGCATTAATCAAACCTGATGCTGCTAAGACTCATAAAG atgaaattatgaaaaaagttaaaaaggcTGGGTTTAGCATCTCAAAGGTAAAAGAACAAGCTTTAACTCGTGAAATGGCTGCACACTTTTACAAGGATCATgaaggaaaacctttttttgAAGAGTTGGTGAATTTTATGACACA GGGTCCATCAGTGATAATGGTCTTAtcaaaggaaaatgctgtggaAGAATGGAGGAAACTAATGGGTCCAACCGAtccagaagaggcaaagaagaCCTGTCCTAAATCAATTCGAGCTCAGTTTGCACACGATATTTTGTCTAATGCTGTTCATGGTTCATCTAATATAGAACACGCAGAGAGAAGCATTCAGTTTGTATTTGGAGAGCTGGATGCAGACTAA